Proteins encoded by one window of Lathyrus oleraceus cultivar Zhongwan6 chromosome 1, CAAS_Psat_ZW6_1.0, whole genome shotgun sequence:
- the LOC127104115 gene encoding surfeit locus protein 1 isoform X1 codes for MSSSTSAARTLVELRRIATLTRGGENSNHIFAARPFSSDVVISPVTVSDPTLSSSSDSNGKASKWWLYLPGAIAFGLGSWQIVRREEKIKMLEYRGKRLQMEPLKFSGAYPSSEELDSLEFRKVVCKGVFDDKKSIYVGPRSRSISGVTENGYFVITPLMPVHNYPDSVSSPILVNRGWVPRSWKEKFLEASHDEQFADPLPSPSQSDGTRSWWRFWSKEPVSTEDQVPSVTPNEVIGVVRGSEKPSIFVPANDPESSQWFYIDVPSIARECGLPENTIYVEDVNENVNPSNPYPLPKDVNTLIRSSVMPQDHLNYILTWYSLSAAVTFMAFKRLRQKNKRR; via the exons ATGTCATCGTCGACTTCCGCCGCCAGAACCCTTGTGGAGCTCCGCCGTATTGCCACCCTCACCCGCGGTGGCGAAAATTCCAATCACATCTTCGCAGCCAGGCCGTTCAGCTCCGATGTAGTCATTTCACCCGTAACTGTTTCCGACCCAACACTTTCTTCTTCCTCTGATTCAAATG GAAAAGCTTCAAAGTGGTGGCTGTATCTACCTGGAGCAATCGCATTTGGTCTTGGGAGTTGGCAAATTGTTAGAAGAGAAGAAAAG ATTAAAATGCTGGAGTATCGAGGGAAGAGGTTGCAAATGGAACCATTGAAATTCAGTGGTGCTTATCCGTCGAGCGAGGAGTTAGATTCTCTGGAATTTAGGAAAGTGGTGTGCAAGGGAGTTTTTGATGATAAAAAATCAATCTATGTGGGGCCACGTTCAAGAAGCATTTCAGGAGTTACTGAAAATGGTTACTTTGTTATAACACCTCTTATGCCAGTTCATAATTATCCTGACAG TGTGAGCTCTCCAATTCTTGTTAACCGAGGATGGGTTCCCCGCAGTTGGAAAGAAAAGTTTTTAGAGGCTTCACACGATGAACAGTTTGCAGATCCACTTCCTTCCCCTTCACAATCCGATGGAACCAGATCTTGGTGGAGATTCTGGTCTAAAGAGCCTGTTAGCACCGAG GATCAGGTCCCATCTGTAACACCCAACGAAGTGATTGGCGTAGTTCGCGGAAGTGAGAAACCAAGCATATTTGTTCCTGCAAACGATCCCGAGTCTTCCCAGTGGTTCTATATTGATGTTCCTAGCATTGCCCGAGAGTGCGGCCTTCCAGAAAATACCATCTATGTCGAAGATGTTAATGAGAATGTCAATCCAAGTAATCCTTATCCTCTTCCTAAGGATGTCAATACCTTGATTCGAAGTTCGGTGATGCCTCAGGACCACCTAAACTACATATTGACATG GTACTCTCTTTCTGCCGCAGTTACATTTATGGCTTTCAAGAGATTAAGACAGAAAAATAAGAGGAGATAG
- the LOC127104115 gene encoding surfeit locus protein 1 isoform X2 produces the protein MSSSTSAARTLVELRRIATLTRGGENSNHIFAARPFSSDVVISPVTVSDPTLSSSSDSNASKWWLYLPGAIAFGLGSWQIVRREEKIKMLEYRGKRLQMEPLKFSGAYPSSEELDSLEFRKVVCKGVFDDKKSIYVGPRSRSISGVTENGYFVITPLMPVHNYPDSVSSPILVNRGWVPRSWKEKFLEASHDEQFADPLPSPSQSDGTRSWWRFWSKEPVSTEDQVPSVTPNEVIGVVRGSEKPSIFVPANDPESSQWFYIDVPSIARECGLPENTIYVEDVNENVNPSNPYPLPKDVNTLIRSSVMPQDHLNYILTWYSLSAAVTFMAFKRLRQKNKRR, from the exons ATGTCATCGTCGACTTCCGCCGCCAGAACCCTTGTGGAGCTCCGCCGTATTGCCACCCTCACCCGCGGTGGCGAAAATTCCAATCACATCTTCGCAGCCAGGCCGTTCAGCTCCGATGTAGTCATTTCACCCGTAACTGTTTCCGACCCAACACTTTCTTCTTCCTCTGATTCAAATG CTTCAAAGTGGTGGCTGTATCTACCTGGAGCAATCGCATTTGGTCTTGGGAGTTGGCAAATTGTTAGAAGAGAAGAAAAG ATTAAAATGCTGGAGTATCGAGGGAAGAGGTTGCAAATGGAACCATTGAAATTCAGTGGTGCTTATCCGTCGAGCGAGGAGTTAGATTCTCTGGAATTTAGGAAAGTGGTGTGCAAGGGAGTTTTTGATGATAAAAAATCAATCTATGTGGGGCCACGTTCAAGAAGCATTTCAGGAGTTACTGAAAATGGTTACTTTGTTATAACACCTCTTATGCCAGTTCATAATTATCCTGACAG TGTGAGCTCTCCAATTCTTGTTAACCGAGGATGGGTTCCCCGCAGTTGGAAAGAAAAGTTTTTAGAGGCTTCACACGATGAACAGTTTGCAGATCCACTTCCTTCCCCTTCACAATCCGATGGAACCAGATCTTGGTGGAGATTCTGGTCTAAAGAGCCTGTTAGCACCGAG GATCAGGTCCCATCTGTAACACCCAACGAAGTGATTGGCGTAGTTCGCGGAAGTGAGAAACCAAGCATATTTGTTCCTGCAAACGATCCCGAGTCTTCCCAGTGGTTCTATATTGATGTTCCTAGCATTGCCCGAGAGTGCGGCCTTCCAGAAAATACCATCTATGTCGAAGATGTTAATGAGAATGTCAATCCAAGTAATCCTTATCCTCTTCCTAAGGATGTCAATACCTTGATTCGAAGTTCGGTGATGCCTCAGGACCACCTAAACTACATATTGACATG GTACTCTCTTTCTGCCGCAGTTACATTTATGGCTTTCAAGAGATTAAGACAGAAAAATAAGAGGAGATAG